A window of Sebaldella sp. S0638 genomic DNA:
ATTTCAAAACACCTCTTTCTTTTTTTATTATATCATTGTTTAGATTTTGGTGTTCCTACTTTACTATAGCACTACAAGCGGTGGAAGTGGAATTAAATCAAATCCTGATTTGGAAAAACATTTAAAAGAGAGAGAGATTATTAATCCTAAAACAGGGAAAGTACACAAAAATAAAAAAGGAATTGTGGGTTGTCATAATGAAGTTAATTTTATGAATGAAAAGCCTCTAATAAAATCAACAGGGAAGATATACGATATAAATGGAAATGAAATCCCATGGGTAAAAGAAGTAACATATAGTGTTCCTGAATTAGATCGTGCAGGTAATCCAATTGGAACATATGCTGTAAAAACAAATCCCAAAACAATATATGATCCAAAACTTATATCAGATAAAGAGTATGCTAGACGGGGAATAGAAGCTGCTAATGATGCTTTATCAAATTCACCATCTGGAGTATTGGGGCGTGAATGGACAGGTATAGATGGAAGTGGGGTTAAGTGGAAAGGTAATTATGAAAATGGGGAAATAACAACAATGTTTCCTACTAATTAATCAAGGAGAAGTATATGAATAAAGAAAAAAATTTAAATACAGATAATTGTATGAATAAAGAAATAATTTTAAATACAGATTTGAAAGATGAAAGAGATATAATTATAAAAGATACAATCAATTCTTTTTATAGAAGAAATTTCTTTTTTACTATATTAAAATCTATATCAGAAGGGCATGGTTTTGGAGATGA
This region includes:
- a CDS encoding CdiA family toxin C-terminal domain-containing protein translates to MNEKPLIKSTGKIYDINGNEIPWVKEVTYSVPELDRAGNPIGTYAVKTNPKTIYDPKLISDKEYARRGIEAANDALSNSPSGVLGREWTGIDGSGVKWKGNYENGEITTMFPTN